One segment of Gordonia terrae DNA contains the following:
- a CDS encoding PAS and ANTAR domain-containing protein, whose product MRHGDHDPRCEGADHERGGLPAGRQNNTSDRLPSGMRRIGNFRFFYEGEKWEWSDEVAALHGYAPGEVEPTTELMRRHKHPEDRAHFDAVMAEMLTNHAPFSSRHRIVDTSGRVRPVAVIAHSITDATGVPIGTEGFYLDLTDAELAAVQRRVDDQVRAFRDSSGVIEQAKGMLMLVYGVNADRAFDVLRWRSQQENVKIRDVAAALVVEIQAGLSVEDHQRRRLDEIVLRPRQSSED is encoded by the coding sequence GTGCGACACGGTGATCACGATCCTCGTTGTGAGGGCGCAGACCACGAACGGGGCGGCCTCCCGGCGGGAAGGCAGAACAACACGTCCGACCGGCTGCCGTCGGGAATGCGCCGCATCGGCAATTTTCGCTTCTTCTACGAGGGTGAGAAGTGGGAGTGGTCGGATGAGGTCGCCGCGCTGCACGGCTACGCACCGGGTGAGGTGGAACCGACCACCGAGCTGATGCGCCGCCACAAGCACCCCGAGGACCGTGCCCACTTCGACGCGGTGATGGCCGAGATGCTCACCAATCACGCGCCGTTCTCGAGCCGTCACCGCATCGTCGACACGTCGGGGCGCGTCCGACCGGTGGCGGTCATCGCCCACTCCATCACCGACGCAACCGGTGTGCCCATCGGCACCGAGGGTTTCTATCTCGACCTGACCGACGCCGAACTGGCCGCGGTGCAGCGGCGGGTCGACGATCAGGTCCGGGCCTTCCGGGACAGCAGCGGGGTGATCGAGCAGGCGAAGGGCATGCTCATGCTGGTGTACGGAGTCAACGCCGACCGGGCGTTCGATGTGCTCCGCTGGCGCTCGCAGCAGGAGAACGTCAAGATCCGGGATGTCGCGGCCGCGCTCGTCGTCGAGATCCAGGCGGGACTCTCGGTGGAGGACCACCAGCGTCGGCGCCTCGACGAGATCGTGCTGCGTCCCCGGCAGTCGTCGGAGGACTGA
- a CDS encoding LLM class F420-dependent oxidoreductase, whose translation MKLGLQLGYWGADPIPNAPELIAAAEECGFDAVFTAESWGSDAYTPLAWWGAATSRLRLGTAVAQLSARPPTSLAMHALTLDHLSGGRHIVGLGVSGPQVVEGWYGEPFAQPLARTREYVRVVRDVLARQDKVTNPGPHYPLPYPADAPGSTGLGKPLKPITHPLRADVPIWLGAEGPKNVAQTAEIADGWLAIFFSLGLADQYNAWLDEGFARPGARRSRSDFEVAATVQVVITDDVAAAIDRYRPSTALYVGGMGAKEKNFHAELYKRMGYGDAVDEIVSLFLSGKKAEAMAAVPDEMVRETMLVGTADEVRAQIKEWEAAGVTMLMVTARDAETIRELATLV comes from the coding sequence GTGAAGCTCGGTCTGCAACTGGGGTACTGGGGCGCCGACCCCATCCCGAACGCGCCGGAATTGATCGCCGCCGCGGAGGAATGTGGCTTCGACGCCGTGTTCACCGCGGAGTCGTGGGGATCGGATGCGTACACGCCGCTGGCGTGGTGGGGTGCCGCGACCTCGCGTCTGCGACTGGGCACCGCGGTGGCCCAGCTGTCGGCGCGACCGCCGACCTCGCTCGCCATGCACGCGCTGACCCTCGACCATCTCTCCGGCGGCCGGCACATCGTCGGACTCGGGGTGTCGGGACCGCAGGTCGTGGAGGGTTGGTACGGCGAACCGTTCGCCCAACCGCTGGCGCGCACGAGAGAGTACGTGCGCGTGGTGCGGGACGTGCTCGCCCGCCAGGACAAGGTGACCAACCCCGGTCCGCACTATCCGCTGCCGTATCCGGCTGACGCACCGGGGTCGACCGGCCTCGGGAAACCGTTGAAGCCGATCACCCACCCGCTGCGCGCCGATGTGCCGATCTGGCTGGGCGCCGAGGGCCCGAAGAACGTCGCGCAGACCGCCGAGATCGCCGACGGCTGGCTCGCCATCTTCTTCAGCCTCGGCCTCGCCGACCAGTACAACGCCTGGCTCGACGAGGGATTCGCCCGCCCGGGTGCGCGCCGGTCGCGCAGCGACTTCGAGGTGGCCGCGACCGTGCAGGTCGTCATCACCGACGACGTCGCGGCCGCCATCGACCGGTACCGGCCGTCGACGGCGCTCTACGTCGGCGGAATGGGCGCCAAGGAGAAGAACTTTCACGCCGAGCTGTACAAGCGGATGGGTTACGGCGACGCCGTCGACGAGATCGTGAGCCTGTTCCTGAGCGGGAAGAAGGCCGAGGCGATGGCCGCGGTGCCCGACGAGATGGTCCGCGAGACGATGCTGGTCGGGACCGCCGACGAGGTGCGCGCGCAGATCAAGGAGTGGGAGGCGGCCGGGGTCACCATGCTCATGGTCACCGCGCGCGACGCCGAGACGATCCGCGAACTGGCGACGCTGGTGTGA
- a CDS encoding Zn-ribbon domain-containing OB-fold protein — translation MSVTSPAAPSPVAEVPEPKSPILTAPLANSFDYTRSLGPVLSQFALALRDGRIIGSRGSDGKVAVPPVEFDPVTGAQSTEFVEVSAVGTVTTWTWNPEPVPGQPLDKPFAWALIRLDGADTTLLHAISVDSPDEMSTGMRVHAVFGAARIGRIDDIAHFTPGEEPATAPANTAEAPKGADTGLLVIPTPVSTEIIHSANEEESVYLEGLKAGKLIGTRIGSGVDAGRVYFPPRGVSPADGSPAVERVELAHTGIVTTFCIVNVPFQGQRIKPPYVAAYVLLDGADIPFLHLILDIEAAEVRMGMRVKAVWLPEDEWEHSIGNISHFAPTGEPDAEYETYKDHL, via the coding sequence ATGAGCGTAACGTCTCCGGCCGCCCCGAGTCCCGTTGCCGAGGTGCCCGAGCCGAAGTCCCCCATCCTGACCGCTCCCCTGGCCAACTCGTTCGACTACACCAGGTCTCTGGGTCCGGTTCTCAGTCAGTTCGCACTCGCCCTGCGCGACGGTCGGATCATCGGCTCGAGAGGCAGCGACGGCAAGGTCGCGGTCCCTCCGGTCGAGTTCGACCCCGTCACCGGCGCGCAGTCAACGGAGTTCGTCGAGGTGTCGGCCGTGGGTACGGTGACCACGTGGACCTGGAACCCCGAGCCGGTACCGGGCCAGCCACTGGACAAGCCGTTCGCATGGGCGCTCATCCGCCTCGACGGCGCGGACACGACTCTGCTGCATGCGATCTCGGTCGACTCCCCCGACGAGATGTCGACCGGGATGCGGGTCCACGCGGTGTTCGGCGCGGCTCGTATCGGCCGCATCGACGACATCGCCCACTTCACCCCCGGCGAGGAGCCGGCCACCGCCCCTGCCAACACCGCCGAGGCACCCAAGGGTGCCGACACCGGCCTCCTCGTCATCCCCACCCCGGTCAGCACCGAGATCATCCACTCCGCCAACGAGGAGGAGTCTGTCTACCTCGAAGGGCTGAAGGCGGGCAAGCTGATCGGGACCCGTATCGGTTCGGGTGTCGACGCCGGACGCGTGTACTTCCCGCCCCGTGGCGTCAGCCCGGCCGACGGTTCCCCCGCGGTGGAACGAGTCGAACTCGCCCACACCGGCATCGTCACCACGTTCTGCATCGTCAACGTGCCCTTCCAGGGCCAGCGGATCAAGCCTCCGTACGTCGCCGCCTACGTGCTCCTCGACGGCGCGGACATCCCGTTCCTCCACCTGATCCTCGACATCGAGGCCGCCGAGGTCCGAATGGGCATGCGCGTCAAGGCCGTCTGGCTTCCCGAGGACGAATGGGAGCACTCGATCGGCAACATCAGCCACTTCGCGCCCACCGGGGAACCGGACGCCGAGTACGAGACCTACAAGGACCACCTCTGA
- a CDS encoding thiolase domain-containing protein, with product MTLPPIAIIGFAHSPNVAGTHGTTNGVEMLIPCFEKLYAELGIARTDIEFWCSGSSDYLAGRAFSFISAIDSIGAMPPINESHVEMDGAWALYEAWVKIATGEVDLALAYGFGKATAGNADQTLTLQTDPYTVAPLHPDARSLGALQARAGIDAGVWTEEDMATIGARTFGGSVDELLGRDYVANPLRAHDIAPYTDAAAAVVIASERKARELVANPAFVTGWDHRIDTPNFGARDLTLSPSTKLAGDTAFGDRSRAVDVAEINASYTHQEIIVRNALGLPNSVRINPSGGSLAGNSLFSAGLQRIGYAAHEILGGNAGTALAHASSGPLLQQNMVVTLSAQNNEGAGN from the coding sequence ATGACACTGCCCCCGATCGCGATCATCGGTTTCGCGCACAGCCCCAATGTCGCCGGCACCCACGGCACCACCAACGGTGTCGAGATGCTGATCCCGTGCTTCGAGAAGCTCTACGCCGAGCTCGGCATCGCTCGCACCGACATCGAGTTCTGGTGCAGCGGATCGTCGGATTACCTTGCCGGCCGCGCGTTCTCCTTCATCTCGGCGATCGATTCGATCGGCGCCATGCCGCCCATCAACGAGTCACACGTCGAGATGGACGGCGCATGGGCGCTCTACGAGGCGTGGGTCAAGATCGCCACCGGTGAGGTCGACCTCGCGCTCGCCTACGGTTTCGGCAAGGCCACCGCCGGCAATGCGGATCAGACCCTGACCCTGCAGACCGACCCCTACACGGTCGCTCCCCTGCACCCCGACGCCCGGTCGCTCGGCGCGCTGCAGGCGCGAGCCGGGATCGACGCCGGGGTGTGGACCGAAGAAGACATGGCGACGATCGGCGCCCGCACCTTCGGCGGCTCGGTCGACGAGCTTCTCGGCCGCGACTACGTCGCGAATCCGCTACGGGCGCACGACATCGCGCCGTACACCGACGCCGCCGCCGCGGTCGTCATCGCCAGTGAGCGCAAAGCGCGTGAACTCGTCGCCAATCCGGCATTCGTCACCGGATGGGACCATCGGATCGACACCCCCAACTTCGGGGCACGCGACCTCACCCTCTCCCCGTCGACGAAGCTGGCCGGCGACACCGCGTTCGGCGATCGCAGCCGTGCGGTCGACGTCGCCGAGATCAACGCGTCGTACACGCATCAGGAGATCATCGTCCGTAACGCACTCGGCCTTCCGAACTCGGTGCGGATCAACCCGTCCGGCGGTTCCCTCGCCGGCAATTCGCTGTTCTCGGCCGGCCTGCAGCGCATCGGCTACGCCGCGCACGAGATCCTCGGCGGCAACGCGGGCACCGCGCTCGCCCATGCGTCGAGCGGCCCGCTGCTGCAGCAGAACATGGTGGTCACACTGAGTGCCCAGAACAACGAGGGGGCCGGGAACTGA
- a CDS encoding thiolase domain-containing protein — protein sequence MGHNNRAAVLGTGQTRYVAKRSDVTMAGMVREAIDAALIDSKVSLDDIDAIVIGKAPDLFEGSMMPELAMAEAIGAVGKRLIRVHTAGSVGGSTANVAASLVFAGVHKRVLAVAWEKQSESNAMWALSIPVPFTKPVGAGAGGFFAPHVRAYIRQSGAPEHIGAMVAAKDRRNGALNPLAHLHQPDQTVEKVMSSQMLWDPIRYDETCPSSDGACAVVIGSEDVADAAVAAGDPVAWIHATAMRTEPLSYAHRNVVSPQAGRDAAAALWKAGGISNPLDEIDAAEIYVPFSWFEPMWLENLGFVAEGEGWKLTESGDTEIGGRLPLNASGGVLSSNPIGASGMIRFAEAAIQVMGKAGDHQVADARKALGHAYGGGSQYFSMWLVGADKPLH from the coding sequence ATGGGACACAACAACCGTGCCGCGGTGCTGGGCACCGGGCAGACACGATACGTCGCCAAACGGTCCGATGTCACGATGGCCGGCATGGTCCGCGAGGCCATCGACGCCGCGCTGATCGACTCGAAGGTCTCGCTCGACGACATCGACGCGATCGTCATCGGCAAGGCGCCCGACCTGTTCGAGGGGTCGATGATGCCCGAGCTCGCGATGGCCGAGGCCATCGGCGCGGTCGGCAAACGCCTCATCCGCGTGCACACGGCCGGCTCGGTCGGCGGGTCGACGGCCAACGTGGCCGCGTCGCTGGTCTTCGCGGGCGTGCACAAGAGAGTCCTCGCGGTCGCGTGGGAGAAGCAGTCGGAGTCCAACGCGATGTGGGCCCTGTCGATCCCGGTGCCCTTCACCAAACCGGTCGGTGCGGGCGCGGGCGGATTCTTCGCACCGCACGTACGCGCCTACATCCGGCAGTCCGGGGCTCCCGAGCACATCGGCGCGATGGTCGCCGCCAAGGACCGTCGTAACGGCGCGCTGAATCCCCTTGCGCACCTGCATCAGCCGGATCAGACCGTCGAGAAGGTCATGAGCTCGCAGATGCTGTGGGACCCGATCCGCTACGACGAGACCTGCCCGTCGTCGGACGGCGCCTGCGCGGTGGTGATCGGCAGCGAGGATGTCGCCGATGCGGCCGTGGCCGCGGGTGACCCGGTGGCGTGGATTCACGCCACCGCGATGCGCACCGAACCGCTGTCCTATGCGCACCGCAACGTCGTGAGTCCCCAAGCCGGGCGCGACGCCGCCGCCGCGCTGTGGAAGGCCGGTGGCATCAGCAATCCGCTCGACGAGATCGACGCCGCCGAGATCTACGTCCCCTTCTCGTGGTTCGAGCCGATGTGGTTGGAGAACCTCGGCTTCGTCGCCGAGGGCGAGGGTTGGAAGCTCACCGAATCGGGTGACACCGAGATCGGAGGCCGCCTCCCGCTCAACGCGTCGGGCGGTGTGTTGTCGTCGAACCCGATCGGCGCATCGGGCATGATCCGTTTCGCCGAGGCAGCCATCCAGGTCATGGGCAAGGCGGGCGACCACCAGGTCGCCGATGCGCGCAAGGCGCTGGGTCACGCCTATGGTGGTGGCTCGCAGTACTTCTCGATGTGGCTCGTCGGGGCCGACAAGCCCCTCCACTGA
- a CDS encoding carboxymuconolactone decarboxylase family protein translates to MRALHRTRNYLRAMGRARRHRAELVGHLARRPLVAGATMGMESALLLSNRMDPKLKELAELKAAGLVSCEFCLDIGSALATGAGITEQQLRDLPRYRESGAYTDLEKLVIGYAEAMTLTPAVGEDLAELRGRLAEHLSETQIVELAMTVAWENQRARLNQSLGVRPTGMSDGLACAVPERMS, encoded by the coding sequence ATGAGGGCACTGCACCGAACACGGAACTACCTTCGCGCGATGGGGCGGGCTCGACGGCATCGCGCCGAACTCGTCGGTCATCTGGCACGACGCCCCCTCGTCGCCGGCGCAACAATGGGCATGGAATCGGCACTGCTGCTGTCGAATCGGATGGACCCGAAACTCAAGGAACTCGCCGAGCTCAAGGCGGCCGGCCTGGTCAGCTGCGAGTTCTGCCTCGACATCGGTTCGGCACTCGCGACGGGGGCGGGCATCACCGAGCAGCAACTCCGCGATCTGCCGCGGTATCGCGAGTCGGGTGCGTACACCGATCTGGAGAAGCTCGTCATCGGCTACGCCGAGGCGATGACCCTGACCCCCGCAGTGGGCGAGGACCTCGCCGAGCTGCGGGGTCGGCTGGCCGAACATCTATCGGAGACCCAGATCGTCGAGCTCGCGATGACCGTCGCATGGGAGAACCAGCGGGCTCGGCTGAACCAGTCACTGGGCGTTCGGCCGACCGGGATGTCCGACGGCCTCGCCTGCGCTGTGCCCGAACGCATGTCGTAG
- a CDS encoding nuclear transport factor 2 family protein produces the protein MTAAEETAGQQSPAYLGIDRENHPAVVAGRRSREFVASRDKQAWIDNFAVDATVEDPVGPSMFDPDGAGFRGHEAISEFWDKSIGTTENIDFRFDEEIICGNEVAYIGSIVTHIAGHVSEARGVFTYRADAEGKLSALRAFWEVEKTINSVRKA, from the coding sequence GTGACCGCAGCGGAGGAGACTGCCGGGCAGCAGTCGCCGGCCTACCTCGGCATCGACCGGGAGAATCATCCCGCAGTCGTGGCAGGTCGTCGTTCGCGTGAGTTCGTGGCGTCACGGGACAAGCAGGCGTGGATCGACAACTTCGCCGTCGACGCCACGGTGGAGGACCCGGTCGGTCCGTCGATGTTCGATCCGGACGGCGCCGGATTCCGTGGGCACGAGGCGATCTCCGAGTTCTGGGACAAGTCGATCGGGACGACCGAGAACATCGACTTCCGGTTCGACGAGGAGATCATCTGCGGGAACGAGGTCGCCTACATCGGCAGCATCGTCACCCACATCGCCGGCCACGTCTCCGAGGCGCGGGGAGTCTTCACGTATCGGGCCGACGCCGAGGGGAAGCTGTCGGCACTGCGCGCCTTCTGGGAAGTGGAGAAGACCATCAACTCGGTGCGCAAGGCCTGA
- a CDS encoding cytochrome P450, which translates to MTQAQSAPIGSEPTTADSAHASPPDVVAECPFMQQEGWDFTNPDLLEKGIPVQEFAQLRKTAPVWWNAQAPGKGGGFHDGGYWVISKHAHVREISKNNDDWETNANGVIMRFEDDMTADQIEITKALLINHDPPEHTRLRKLVSKLFTPRAVHSLEEKLDDAAREIVRRAAEKGSGDFVKDVAVDLPLLAIADLLGVPEVDREKLFDWSNSMMNADDPDYTTDPQQANAEILGYGYTMAEEKRKNPGEDIVTTLVNADIDGQALDETEFGFFFILLTVAGNETTRNAISHGMNAFLDNPDQWELFKKERPATAVDEIVRWATPVNCFQRTAKRDTQIGGVHIAKGERVGMFYGSANYDEDVFDDPFSFNIMRDPNPHVGFGGNGAHFCVGANLARMEINLMFNALADMVPDITKLDAPRRLRHGWINGVKELRVDYGTK; encoded by the coding sequence GTGACCCAGGCCCAGAGCGCCCCGATCGGCAGCGAGCCGACCACGGCGGATTCTGCGCACGCGAGCCCTCCCGACGTCGTCGCGGAGTGCCCGTTCATGCAGCAGGAAGGGTGGGATTTCACCAACCCTGATCTGCTCGAAAAGGGAATCCCCGTGCAGGAATTCGCGCAACTGCGCAAGACCGCACCCGTCTGGTGGAATGCCCAGGCGCCCGGAAAGGGCGGCGGGTTCCACGATGGTGGCTACTGGGTGATCTCCAAGCACGCCCACGTCCGCGAGATCTCGAAGAACAACGACGACTGGGAAACCAACGCCAACGGCGTGATCATGCGTTTCGAGGACGACATGACCGCCGATCAGATCGAGATCACCAAGGCGCTGCTGATCAACCACGATCCGCCGGAGCACACGCGCCTGCGCAAGCTGGTCTCCAAGTTGTTCACGCCGCGTGCCGTGCACTCCCTCGAGGAGAAGCTCGACGATGCCGCGCGCGAGATCGTCAGGCGGGCCGCGGAGAAGGGCAGCGGCGACTTCGTCAAGGACGTCGCCGTCGACCTCCCGCTGCTGGCGATCGCGGATCTGCTCGGTGTGCCCGAGGTGGACCGGGAGAAGCTGTTCGACTGGTCGAACTCGATGATGAACGCCGACGACCCGGACTACACCACCGATCCGCAGCAGGCGAATGCCGAGATCCTCGGTTACGGCTACACGATGGCCGAGGAGAAGCGCAAGAATCCCGGCGAGGACATCGTCACCACGCTGGTGAACGCCGACATCGACGGGCAGGCGCTCGACGAGACCGAGTTCGGGTTCTTCTTCATCCTCCTGACCGTGGCCGGTAACGAGACCACCCGTAACGCCATCAGCCACGGGATGAACGCGTTCCTGGACAACCCCGACCAGTGGGAGCTGTTCAAGAAGGAGCGCCCGGCGACCGCGGTCGACGAGATCGTCCGATGGGCGACCCCGGTGAACTGCTTCCAGCGGACTGCCAAGCGGGACACGCAGATCGGCGGCGTCCACATCGCGAAGGGCGAGCGCGTCGGCATGTTCTACGGCTCGGCGAACTACGACGAGGACGTCTTCGACGATCCGTTCTCGTTCAACATCATGCGTGACCCGAACCCGCACGTCGGGTTCGGCGGCAACGGTGCGCACTTCTGCGTCGGCGCGAACCTCGCGCGGATGGAGATCAACCTGATGTTCAACGCGCTCGCCGACATGGTGCCCGACATCACCAAGCTCGACGCCCCGCGCCGCCTGCGGCACGGTTGGATCAACGGGGTCAAGGAACTCCGCGTCGACTACGGCACGAAGTGA
- a CDS encoding steroid 3-ketoacyl-CoA thiolase, whose product MGVPVIVEAARTPIGKRGGWLSGLHAEELLGMTQRGVLDKAGIDPALVEQVIGGCVTQAGAQAGNITRKAWLSAGLAEATGATTIDAQCGSAQQANHLIAGLIASDAIEIGLACGVETMSVVPLGANVGTDAGPYHAESWDVDMPNQFEAAERIAKRRGITRADIDGLGERSQRLARQAWDEGRFDREVLTLKAPERTKEGELTGNILDVSRDQGLRDTTLESLSALKPVLEGGIHTAGTSSQISDGAAAVLIMDESRARELGLTPRARIRSQALVGAEPHFHLDGPVQATERVLAKSGMSLSDIDVVEINEAFASVVLSWAQVHGADMDKVNVNGGAIALGHPVGSTGSRLITTALHELERRDGQTALITMCAGGAMATGTIIERI is encoded by the coding sequence ATGGGCGTTCCGGTCATCGTGGAGGCGGCGCGTACGCCGATCGGCAAGCGTGGCGGATGGCTGTCAGGACTACATGCCGAGGAGCTCCTCGGCATGACCCAGCGCGGGGTCCTCGACAAGGCCGGCATCGATCCCGCACTCGTCGAGCAGGTCATCGGCGGTTGTGTCACCCAGGCCGGCGCGCAGGCCGGCAACATCACCCGCAAGGCGTGGCTGTCGGCAGGCCTTGCCGAGGCCACGGGCGCCACCACCATCGACGCCCAGTGCGGTTCGGCGCAGCAGGCCAACCATCTGATCGCCGGGCTGATCGCCTCCGACGCGATAGAAATCGGACTGGCCTGTGGCGTGGAGACGATGTCGGTCGTCCCGCTGGGGGCCAACGTCGGCACCGACGCCGGGCCGTACCACGCGGAGTCGTGGGACGTCGACATGCCCAATCAGTTCGAGGCCGCCGAGCGCATCGCGAAACGCCGCGGCATCACACGCGCCGACATCGACGGGCTGGGCGAACGCAGCCAGCGCCTCGCGCGCCAGGCGTGGGACGAGGGCCGCTTCGATCGCGAGGTGTTGACGCTGAAGGCACCCGAGCGGACCAAGGAGGGCGAGCTCACCGGCAACATCCTGGACGTCAGCCGGGACCAGGGTCTGCGTGACACCACCCTCGAGTCGTTGTCGGCACTCAAGCCCGTCCTCGAGGGTGGCATCCACACCGCGGGCACTTCGTCGCAGATCTCCGACGGCGCGGCCGCGGTGCTGATCATGGACGAGTCCAGGGCACGTGAGCTGGGCCTGACGCCGCGTGCTCGCATCCGGTCGCAGGCACTGGTCGGCGCGGAGCCGCACTTCCACCTCGACGGTCCGGTCCAGGCGACCGAACGGGTGCTGGCGAAGTCGGGGATGTCGTTGTCCGACATCGACGTCGTCGAGATCAACGAGGCGTTCGCGTCGGTGGTGTTGAGCTGGGCTCAGGTCCACGGCGCGGACATGGACAAGGTGAACGTCAACGGCGGCGCCATCGCCCTCGGCCACCCGGTGGGCAGTACCGGGTCCCGCCTCATCACGACCGCACTGCACGAGCTGGAACGCCGGGACGGTCAGACCGCCCTGATCA